From uncultured Desulfovibrio sp.:
AGGTCGTTGATCTGCCCGGCGGCAAAGGCGGTCACTGCCCAGCACATGACCAGGGCCAGGGTCAGGAAAAGTTCTTTCATATTCTCCTCCAGAAAGTTACAGGCTAGTCTATAGAAAATCGGCAAAAAAGAAAGTCCCGCAGTGCGCGGGACGTTCGTGCAGCTTACAGCAGGCTCCCCTGCTGATGCGGGGCATCCCTTTCTGGCGGCGGCTTTTTGAGGATGGTCCACACGTGCCGCTCTGACAGGCGGTAGCGGATGGCCAGGCACTGCACAATCTGCCGTTCCGACAGGCCCTCGCCTGCCAGGCGCTGGCGGTCTGCCAGCAGGGACGCATCGCGGGCGCGCAGCAGGGCCGGTTTGCAATTGGGCACATAAAGCGGCGTTGCAGCGTAGTGCCGGGCCAGTATGCGGCTGGCCTCCGGGCCAATGCGCCGGGCCAGGTCTTCCAGCAGGGCCTGCCCCACTTCCCGTGCGCCCACGGGCAGGCGCAGGGTCAGGCCGCCGAAGTCCTCCACCAGTTTCAGGGTGGCGGGCAGGCCGATGAGGCGCACCAGCCCGCGCACGGCGCGGGGCAGTCTGGTTTCGTCCAGCTGCCGCAGGGACGGCAGCCAGTTTTCCGAGGCACGCATGGCGTCAAAATAGTCCGCCATGCGCAGGCGGCTGTCAGGCATGATTTTCCTCCTTCTTTTCGCGCCCCTGCTGGCGCACCAGGGCTGCCACACAGGCCGTCAGCTGGGCGCGGCTGGCCGTGCGCAGGCAGGCCGTGCCCCGTGTCTGGCGGCGGATGATGGCATCCGCATAGGACAGGGGGCGCTCCAGCGAGGCGCACAGGGCTGAAATTTTGGCGTGCAGGGGGCGCAGCTCCTGCGGGATGTTGCGCGGGCGCGGGGTCCAGCCCTTGGCCCGCAGCTCGGCCAGCATGGCTTTCAGCTGGGGCACGGTGCAGCGGGCGGCGCTGTTCTGCCCGGTGACGGCCTGAAGCAGGGAGCGGTAGGTGGCATCATCCAGGCCCAGGTCTTTCTGGGCAATTTTGACGCTGGCCACGAGGCCCGCGCGCAGTGTGGCATTGGTCATGGCTTCTCCCTTCGGGCGGGCTGGGTCACGGCGGCGTTGAGGGCATGCCGCATCACATCGGCCATGGCCCTGGTCTTTTCCATGCCACGGCCGCCGTAGAAGATGAGGCATACCGGGCTGTCATCCTTTCTGTCCCGGATGAGCCAGGCGCCGGCAAAGGTGGTGCACAGCACAAAGCGCTCGCTAGTGTTCATGGGCGGCCTCCCGTGCCATGAGGTCATCGACATATTCCATGGCCTCGCGCACCTCACACGGCCGGCAGCCGTACCGGGGGTCATACTGTCCGCACATTGCGGTGCCCCTGGCAAAGCCCTCAAAGTGGATAAAGGCACAGGGCGGGCGATGGGCCAGACGGTCCAGCACGCGGATATAGTACGCGGTGGTGTGTCGGGCTTTCCCGTGGTGTTTGGCTGGCATGTGGTCTCCTTGGGCTGCTCGTCAGGCCCGGCGCGCCACCGCCGGACGACGCCCCGCAAAGGGGGCGTTTCGCACTATTTCTTCAAGCCAAGGTTCAGCTTTTCGCTGGGGGCGAAGACCACCACCCGGCACGCGGGGATGTACAGGGGCGCGCCGGTACGGGGATTGCGCCCCATGCGGGCGGCGCGATCCTTTGTTTTGAGCTTGCCCAGACCGGGCAGGGGCACCTCGCCGCCGGCGGTCAGTTCCCGGGCGGCCACGGCGCCCAGCATCTTCAGCACGGCTTCCACGTCGGCCAGGCACAGGGAGCGGTCCTCACGGCCGCGCGCCAGGCGCGTTACTTCTCTGGCAAGTTCCTCTCTGGTCATTTTGCACCTCCTACAGGGCGGCCATATCCAGCGGGATGGCCTGATACCTGCCCTGCCCGTCCCGCTCGTACACGCGCACATAGGCCTTGCTGTCCAGAATTTGCAGGCTGTCGCCAATGGCCTGCATGGCCCGCTGCCAGCGCTCGTCATCAATCTTGTGACGGCGCAGGCCCAGAATGGCATTGGTATTGATGCGGCCCTCCTTGTTGATCTGAAAGGCCTGCTCCACAATGACCCGCAGGGGCGAGGGGCTGTCGCGGCTCCATTCCTCCAGGCATTCGTCAATGAGCGCCTTGGCCGCCCGCAGGCCCTCGTCAAAGCCGATGCTCTCGCTGGTCTGACGCTTGATGCGGTAGCGCCCGTCAAAGGTCTGCAAGGTGATGTTGCCCTTGTCCCCGCCCAGTCTGGCGCCGTAGCGCTCGGCAGACAGCTCCACAAAGGCGGCAATATCGCCCATCAGTTCCTGCTTGAGCGCCCGCAGTTCCTGCTGCATGGCCTTGACCTTGCCTACCTTCTCGCGCACCAGTTCATCGCGGGCCAGGTCAATTTCCTTGATCTGTTCCACGGGGATGAGGCAGCCGCGCGCATCTTCCCTGTAGCCGTCGGGAATCTGTGTCTGTTCCATGAAATCCTCCTCTAGATGGCATCTTGGTCAGGTCGCCGGATGATCCGGCAGGTGTCGGGCGTAGGCAGCGGCAGGCGCTCTTCAAGCTGGCGCGCCTGCCGGGCCTGATCCCGCAGAGTATCCTGCAACAGTTGCAAAAAGGCCCACTGTGCGGCACTTACCCGCCCGGCCAGCACGCTGATGCTGGCTGCGCAGGAAAACAGGTTATGACTCAGCATGATGTGTTCCTCCCGTTGTTGCAGTTCCGGCACTCCCGCCACTGGCGGAGCGCATAGGGGTTGGATGTGGGCATGGGGGCCGCGCGCCGTTCGGCGCAGATATCCTGCCCCCAGGGGCCGCCATAGACCGGGCAGGGGCTGGCCAGCACACGCAGGATGCGTTCCTCCATGCGGGCCGTGCCGCCGGGGTACTTGTCATGGTAGAGCAGGGACAGGCTGGCTCTGGCCACGCCCAGGCGGCGGGCCGTGGCGGCCACTCCGTGGGCGGCTATGGCCTCGTGCAGCAGGCGGCGGGCATGGTCACGCATGGGCGGCCTCCAGCGGATGGGTCTTTCCCGTGTTGCGGTCAGTGACGCATTTTTCCACCCGGTTGTAGGCCGGGGCCAGGGGGCCGGTATTGGCCTCTGCCCGCAGAAAATAGGCGCGGGTGCGGGCCGTCCGGCCCAGAAAGCCCGCCCGGTGCAGGGCCTGGCAGTATTTTTTCAGGTTGTCCTCGGCATTGCCTTCATCGCCGTCGCACACGGTCTGCATGAGGCTGTCCACGGTAAAGTGGTCGGCCATGCGCATGACGCTCCAGGCCCGCTGCCGCAGGGTACGCCCGGCGCTGGTGGCACTGCGCCCCTTGCGCTGGCAGGGGATGAAGCCGCCGCGCTTCAGCAGTGCCCTGCCCTCTTTGCTCAGGCTATGCAGCCCGCCTTCGGAGCGGATCAGCTTTTTTTGGCGCAGGCAGACACAGACTTGACGCACGCATTCGGCCTGGCTCTCCAGTGCGGCCGCCAGCTGCCGGGTGTACTGGGGGCCGTCTGCGGCCAGAATGGTCATGACCTTTTCCGCCAGGGTAGTGTTTGCCATGCCCCTACCCTGCCTTGCGCACGGTCTTGGCCGTGCGGCTCTGCCAGTCATGGGTCAGCGCCACGCCCGCAAACTGCGGCACGTCCAGCTGGCCAGAAAGGCCATTGGTGGCGGCGATACGCTCGATATTGGCCAGGATGTTCAGCACGTCACGCATGCGCCCGCCAGACAGGCGCAGCACCTCGGCCGTCATGCCGGGTGAAAGCTGGTAGTCGCACAGCTGCTTGCAGGACAGCGCCACGTCCGCCGCCGAACAGGGGCCAAACTCCACCACCTGCGCAATGCGGCTGCTGATCTGCTTGTGCCGGGCAATGGAGCGCTGGATCTGTTCCATGCCTATAAGGATGACCGTCACCTCGGCCCGGTCGGAAAAGTCGCGCACCTTTTCCAGCACGGCGGCATTGGACGACAGGGTGAACTCGGCCTCGTCAATAATGATGGGGCACTGCCGTTCCACCAGAACGCGCAGGCAGCGTTCGAACAGGGCCTGCGCCGTGCCGCGCCCATCGATGTTCAGGGCCTTGCACAGCTCCACCAGAAAATACTTGGGCGTCCAGTCCACATTGGCGCGTAAATACACGGCCCCGGCTTCCTCGGCCCAGCGGTAGACAATGTGCGACTTGCCGTAGCCCGGCTGGCCATGCACCAGCATCATGCCCGCCTCGGCGGCCCCGCGCTGTTCCACGGCTTTCACACCGGCGGCGAAACGGGCGTAGTTTTCGGTCTTCACGAAGGCTTTTTTCATTCTGTCCTCCCAATAGGTTGCGCTGCCCGCGCATAGCGGGAAAAACGCGGTTTCCCCGCCTGCTTGGGCGCGGGTGTCCGCTCTCGCGTCCACCTGCGGCCCTTTCTTGCGGGCCGCTCTATTCTATGCCCTCGGCGGCATAGAGGTCTTTCAGATCGGCGTATTCCTCGCCCCGGCGGTAGTCGCGCAGCCAGACGCTGTCAGCATCCGTCCGGGCATCGGGATGCTGCATAAGCCAGCGGTAGCGCTCGTGCGTGCTGGCAAAGAGGGGCCGGACTGGCGCAACTTCCGGCACAGCTTCCGGTACCGCTTCCGGCGTGGGCGCCGCGCCCGCGATGGTGATGCTCTCCCCTGCGGCGGCCGGGGCCAGCGTCGGGGCCGTGCTGTCGGCACAGCTGACGGCCGTGTCCGGCCTGTTGTCCCTGCTTTCCGGCAGAATGATGGTCGCGCCGGGGGCCACACGTTGCAGCTTGGCGTCCAGCCGCCTGACCTGCGCCCGTGCCCGCTTCTCGCGGGCGGCTTCCACGCGGCTCTGCTCGAAATAGGGGCGCGAATTGCCTTCCAGCGTGGCCTCGCAGATGGGGCGGCCGTCCAGCGTCCAGCACCAGACGCGCCCGGCATCCCAGATGTCGTACCGGACTTCCACGGCCTCCCCGTGAAACTCCGCCAGCTCCGGCGCGTAGTAGCGGCCGGAATAGAATTGCAGCCAGCCGTTGCGGGTGACGCGGCGCGCGCCCGGCATGAACAGCTCGACCTCCACGCCCTGCGGCACGCGCACCGGCGCGAAGCCCCGCGCCGTGAAGGTCTGCCAGTATTCCTCCGGGCTGTAGTGGCGCAGGCGGCCCTGCGCGTCCCGGTAGCGGGGAAGTCCCCGGTGCGGCGTGGTGTTGTATTCCTCCACACGGGCCAGGATGTGGCGCTTGAACTCTTCCCAGCTGGGCAGCACGGCCCGCTTGCCCGCCTTGAGGGCGGACCGCGAGAGCTTGAAATTGCGGTGGGCCGCGTCCCCGTCCATGAGCGCGCCGGTATAGCTGGTCAGCCCCTGCGCCGCCCGTACCCAGAGCGTCTTGACCGCCCGTTCCATAAGGCCCTTGCCCTGCGGGCGGCCCGGAATGGCGTTGACAGGTGTGATACCCAGGCGCGTCATCATGCCCGTGCGGTCGTCCAGCAACAGACGGTTGACATAGCCCGGCCCGCCGTCGCTGTAGAACAGGGCCGGGACGCCGCCGTAACAGCAGGCCATGCGCAGGGCGTCCAGCACGGTCAGGGCACTTTCGGACAGAGCCACGGAGATGCCCACGCAGCGGCGCGTGGCCACGTCCAGGATGGCCGTGATTTCCGGCTTGAAGGGCTGGCCGTGGTCAGGGTGCAGCACCTCCGCGTCAAATGTTGTGCCGTCCGCCGTATACACATCAGTGGGCCACAGCTCCGAGGTGTCGCGGCGCTGGTGGGGGCGCAGCTTCAACAGGGCATTGCCCGTGGCCCGTCCGGCCTCGCGCTCAGGCCGGCTCATCTTGGCCAGCAGGCGGCGGCAGGCATGGACGCTGGGCGGCAGCTCGCCGCGCTGGCGCATGGCTCGGCACAGCTCGGCGTGGGCCAGTGCCACGGTGGGATGCTGCGGCTTCTGGTAGTGGAAAAGAAATTCGGCAGCCCACGCGGGGGGCTTGACTGCTGTGCGCCTGGGGGCAAGACCGCCCTCCCCTCCCGCCAGATACTCGGCATACCAGCGATAGAGCGTGCGCGTGCTCAGACTGTCAGCACGGCGGCGGGCAAAGGCCACGGCCAGCTGTTCCATGAGCACGGGAGGCAGCTGCCCCAGGCGGGACGAGGTGACCAGGTGCGCCACGGCCGCCTTTTTGCCCACCAGCGGTGCGATGCGGTCCAGTTCGCGGCAGAAGGCCAGACGGGCCGTCACAATGGCACGTTCTCTGTCAGAAAGGGCCGGCTTGCCGGCATCCGTGCCAATAGACGCGCAAACATTGCTGCCAATAGGTGCGCAAACTGCACCTTCCCCGCTGATGACGGCAGGCTGGCGCAGCAGGGCCGAGGCCAGCCTGTCCCGCATTGCCGCAGGCATGGAGGAAACCACCCACAGCTTGCCACCGCCCCGCCCAGTGCGGGGCAGCGCCTGCCAGCCCTCGCGCTTGGCGCGCAGCTGTATCCAGCGGTCGGAGACGCCCAGCAGGCGGGCCAGGTCTTGCGCGCTGTAGGTGGTTTCGATGGCGGCCACGGCAGGTCATCCTTTTACTGGTCAAGGGTGCGGGGATCACAAAGATATTTTTCCGGCGCGCCGTGGGCACGCAGCCAGTCCAGTACTGTGGGGCTGTGCAGCTTGCCGGACAGCGTCCGGTACACAGCTACGTCGGATATGCCCAGCTGCCTGGCCAGAGCCGCGCCGTTCAGGCCCTGCGCGTCCAGCACTTCCTGCAAGCGGCGGCGATAAAGAGCACGCTTGGCCCCCAGGGCCATTTTTTGGGCATAGGTCAGGCTCATAGTTCGTCCTCCAGCTTGCGCAGCTGTTTCTTCATCTTCTTTTGCTGGATCAGGGTGCGGGCGTATTCCGCCAGCTTACGGTCTTCTTCCGTCATGATGTCCATGCCCACGCAGCGCAGCATGACCCGCAGCGGCTCCGCATTGCGTGCCGCCGCGCAAAAGGCCAGCAGCGCCAGAATGGACGGCGGGTGCGTGGCGTCCGAGGGCGAAAGCATCTTGTCCAGCGTTGCCTTGCTGAAGGCCGCTGCATTGCCCTTGGTCAGCTTTACGCCCGCCAGCACGGCCAGCTCGTTCATCATGTCCGGCAACGCCTTGCGGCCATCGCAAGTCGGGGCTTTGGCGGCTTCGCGCATGGCGGCCTTGATGGACGGTATGGCTCCCGCCAGTGCGGCATATCCGTCAAAAAGGGAGGCTTGTTTCATGCTGTCCTCGTGGTCCGTTTTCGTTCCCGGCAGGCAGCCTCGGGCACTGCCCGCCAGTGGGAAAGCAGCTCAGGCAAGGATGGCCAGCTTGCGGAGAAACTCCCGCATCTGATTGACCGAAAGCAGGGCCTCGGCAGGCGTGCGGCCGCGCCCGTCCACAAAATACCGGTGCTCACCGCGCAGCGTATAATTGGCGCGGATCTCGTACTTGCTGTTCCGGGCCGCGCCGGGCACTCGCCGGATGGTGTAGTCGTAGTTTCCGAAATAGGCCTTCAGCTCCTCGCGGGCACTGTCCAGAAATTTCTGCACACGGCTGGCATGG
This genomic window contains:
- a CDS encoding Mor transcription activator family protein, which codes for MPDSRLRMADYFDAMRASENWLPSLRQLDETRLPRAVRGLVRLIGLPATLKLVEDFGGLTLRLPVGAREVGQALLEDLARRIGPEASRILARHYAATPLYVPNCKPALLRARDASLLADRQRLAGEGLSERQIVQCLAIRYRLSERHVWTILKKPPPERDAPHQQGSLL
- a CDS encoding regulatory protein GemA — its product is MTNATLRAGLVASVKIAQKDLGLDDATYRSLLQAVTGQNSAARCTVPQLKAMLAELRAKGWTPRPRNIPQELRPLHAKISALCASLERPLSYADAIIRRQTRGTACLRTASRAQLTACVAALVRQQGREKKEENHA
- a CDS encoding ATP-binding protein, translated to MKKAFVKTENYARFAAGVKAVEQRGAAEAGMMLVHGQPGYGKSHIVYRWAEEAGAVYLRANVDWTPKYFLVELCKALNIDGRGTAQALFERCLRVLVERQCPIIIDEAEFTLSSNAAVLEKVRDFSDRAEVTVILIGMEQIQRSIARHKQISSRIAQVVEFGPCSAADVALSCKQLCDYQLSPGMTAEVLRLSGGRMRDVLNILANIERIAATNGLSGQLDVPQFAGVALTHDWQSRTAKTVRKAG
- a CDS encoding Mu transposase C-terminal domain-containing protein, which produces MAAIETTYSAQDLARLLGVSDRWIQLRAKREGWQALPRTGRGGGKLWVVSSMPAAMRDRLASALLRQPAVISGEGAVCAPIGSNVCASIGTDAGKPALSDRERAIVTARLAFCRELDRIAPLVGKKAAVAHLVTSSRLGQLPPVLMEQLAVAFARRRADSLSTRTLYRWYAEYLAGGEGGLAPRRTAVKPPAWAAEFLFHYQKPQHPTVALAHAELCRAMRQRGELPPSVHACRRLLAKMSRPEREAGRATGNALLKLRPHQRRDTSELWPTDVYTADGTTFDAEVLHPDHGQPFKPEITAILDVATRRCVGISVALSESALTVLDALRMACCYGGVPALFYSDGGPGYVNRLLLDDRTGMMTRLGITPVNAIPGRPQGKGLMERAVKTLWVRAAQGLTSYTGALMDGDAAHRNFKLSRSALKAGKRAVLPSWEEFKRHILARVEEYNTTPHRGLPRYRDAQGRLRHYSPEEYWQTFTARGFAPVRVPQGVEVELFMPGARRVTRNGWLQFYSGRYYAPELAEFHGEAVEVRYDIWDAGRVWCWTLDGRPICEATLEGNSRPYFEQSRVEAAREKRARAQVRRLDAKLQRVAPGATIILPESRDNRPDTAVSCADSTAPTLAPAAAGESITIAGAAPTPEAVPEAVPEVAPVRPLFASTHERYRWLMQHPDARTDADSVWLRDYRRGEEYADLKDLYAAEGIE
- a CDS encoding DUF3164 family protein; its protein translation is MEQTQIPDGYREDARGCLIPVEQIKEIDLARDELVREKVGKVKAMQQELRALKQELMGDIAAFVELSAERYGARLGGDKGNITLQTFDGRYRIKRQTSESIGFDEGLRAAKALIDECLEEWSRDSPSPLRVIVEQAFQINKEGRINTNAILGLRRHKIDDERWQRAMQAIGDSLQILDSKAYVRVYERDGQGRYQAIPLDMAAL
- a CDS encoding HU family DNA-binding protein, whose translation is MTREELAREVTRLARGREDRSLCLADVEAVLKMLGAVAARELTAGGEVPLPGLGKLKTKDRAARMGRNPRTGAPLYIPACRVVVFAPSEKLNLGLKK